A portion of the Lolium rigidum isolate FL_2022 chromosome 1, APGP_CSIRO_Lrig_0.1, whole genome shotgun sequence genome contains these proteins:
- the LOC124706646 gene encoding chaperone protein DnaJ-like — MSAGGSGIRHDADVDLYGVLGLKKECSDADLRIAYRRLAMTWHPDRCSASGSSASVEEAKERFQEIQGAYSVLSDSGKRLLYDVGVNDSDGNDDDYDNHHEQDVSGMDDFFGEMAEMMNQTTPTESFEELQQLFVDMFQADLVGVFGFGGPPPMVHRAQAQSPPCTSGSSSPSCNGVNKRSSPAIGSRTPPRPGRSGSASGLSGSSSKGSDLRRHEDAPWMREDTSAGGMNKKQRMSTRQSHGVSSSEGPG; from the exons ATGTCGGCCGGTGGAAGCGGCATCCGGCACGACGCCGACGTCGACCTCTACGGCGTCCTCGGTCTCAAGAAGGAGTGCTCCGACGCCGACCTCAGAATCGCCTACCGGAGGCTCGCCATG ACATGGCATCCGGACAGGTGCTCTGCGTCCGGCAGCTCGGCGAGCGTGGAGGAGGCCAAGGAGCggttccaggagatccaaggcgcCTACTCCG TGCTCTCCGACTCCGGCAAGCGGCTCCTCTACGACGTCGGCGTGAACGACAGCGACGGCAATGACGACGACTACGACAACCACCACGAGCAAGAT GTGTCGGGGATGGACGACTTCTTCGGCGAGATGGCCGAAATGATGAACCAGACCACGCCAACC GAGAGCTTCGAGGAGCTGCAGCAGCTGTTCGTGGACATGTTCCAGGCCGACCTCGTCGGCGTGTTCGGGTTCGGCGGGCCGCCTCCTATGGTCCACCGGGCCCAGGCCCAGAGCCCACCATGTACCTCAGGATCTTCCTCACCGTCATGTAACGGTGTCAACAAGCGGTCTTCTCCGGCGATAGGCTCCAGGACGCCGCCGAGACCTGGCCGTTCGGGCTCggcttcgggtctgtcgggttcaTCTTCCAAG GGAAGTGATTTGAGGCGACATGAGGACGCGCCATGGATGCGTGAGGACACCAGCGCCGGCGGCATGAATAAGAAGCAGAGGATGTCGACGAGGCAGAGCCACGGCGTGTCATCGTCGGAGGGGCCCGGATGA